A single Corynebacterium stationis DNA region contains:
- a CDS encoding peptide deformylase, with product MTIRAIVIHGDPVLHNPTEPVTEPIDSPELQTLIADMYETMAAAHGVGLAANQVGIAKRLFVYDCPDDEGHMHKGCVINPVLETSEIPETMPADDGSDDEGCLSVPGEGFPTGRADWAKVTGLNEKGEEIEVEGTGFFARCLQHEVGHLDGLVYTDTLIGRNKRAAKKAIKANGWNVAGLTWMPGEDIDPFGHDDE from the coding sequence ATGACTATCCGCGCAATTGTGATCCATGGCGACCCTGTCCTTCATAACCCCACTGAACCGGTCACGGAGCCGATCGATTCCCCTGAATTACAAACACTTATTGCAGACATGTATGAAACCATGGCTGCTGCCCACGGTGTGGGCCTGGCGGCAAATCAGGTTGGCATCGCCAAGCGTCTTTTTGTGTATGACTGCCCTGATGATGAAGGCCACATGCATAAAGGCTGCGTTATCAACCCCGTGCTGGAAACTTCTGAGATTCCAGAGACCATGCCTGCCGATGACGGCTCTGACGACGAAGGCTGCCTGTCTGTGCCGGGCGAAGGATTCCCAACCGGCCGCGCCGACTGGGCCAAGGTTACAGGCCTGAATGAAAAGGGCGAAGAGATTGAGGTTGAAGGCACGGGCTTTTTCGCACGCTGTCTGCAGCACGAAGTTGGCCACCTCGATGGCTTGGTGTACACCGATACTCTCATTGGCCGCAATAAGCGCGCCGCCAAGAAGGCCATTAAGGCTAATGGCTGGAATGTTGCCGGTTTAACCTGGATGCCTGGTGAAGATATTGACCCATTTGGACACGACGACGAGTAA
- a CDS encoding GNAT family N-acetyltransferase, protein MAKAFRSDPITVDDRVVARRKFKGGGHSDVIGHVVAVEPLTIRPQMVGGFPSALPEVVIPAEELYVVKKLSPRTVRNSDIRHVEVASAKSYLGHATQWTSNGQWLMRAGDGITKRTNSAVPLGPSAGFERAPIAELMAFYASHNLPCVLLVPERIGNSALKLAHEHIDVEKIVMTRTLDDLSDIQPYLDDTLEVDISSEPTPAWLEITDHVGTDLTDASLIDSPLAFFTASAGAVLRATITESEDGTKWLGIACVKVSESARRQRLAARLVAAAMAWGAAEGAEKSYLQVSVGNDAAVALYEKLGMLEHHRHRYIEVIPGNL, encoded by the coding sequence ATGGCTAAGGCATTTCGCTCCGACCCGATTACCGTTGATGATCGCGTGGTCGCACGCCGCAAATTCAAAGGCGGTGGGCACAGCGATGTCATCGGCCATGTCGTGGCAGTCGAGCCTCTGACTATCCGTCCGCAGATGGTCGGTGGGTTTCCTTCTGCACTCCCGGAGGTAGTCATCCCGGCAGAAGAGCTTTATGTCGTGAAAAAGCTGTCGCCGCGCACGGTGCGTAATTCTGATATTCGCCATGTTGAAGTCGCCTCGGCTAAGTCCTATCTTGGGCACGCTACTCAGTGGACGAGCAATGGCCAGTGGCTTATGCGCGCAGGCGATGGCATCACCAAGCGCACCAACTCGGCAGTTCCTTTGGGGCCTTCGGCAGGTTTTGAGCGCGCGCCGATTGCGGAACTCATGGCCTTTTACGCAAGCCATAATTTGCCGTGTGTGTTGTTGGTTCCAGAGCGCATCGGCAATTCGGCGCTGAAGCTTGCGCACGAGCATATCGATGTGGAAAAGATCGTCATGACCCGCACGCTGGATGATTTAAGCGATATCCAGCCCTACCTCGACGACACCCTCGAGGTTGATATTTCTTCCGAACCCACCCCCGCCTGGCTGGAGATTACTGATCACGTAGGCACTGATCTCACAGATGCATCGCTCATCGATTCCCCCCTCGCCTTTTTCACCGCCTCTGCCGGCGCAGTGCTTCGCGCGACCATCACGGAGTCCGAAGACGGCACCAAGTGGTTGGGTATTGCATGTGTGAAGGTCAGCGAATCTGCACGTCGTCAACGCTTGGCTGCGCGTTTGGTTGCCGCTGCCATGGCCTGGGGTGCTGCCGAGGGCGCGGAGAAGTCCTACCTGCAAGTCAGCGTAGGAAATGATGCTGCGGTGGCGCTGTATGAGAAATTGGGGATGCTAGAGCACCACCGGCATCGCTATATCGAAGTTATTCCAGGTAACCTATAA
- a CDS encoding exodeoxyribonuclease III, which yields MRIATWNINSVRTRGERALNLMDKHDIDVLCLQETKVADDKFPQALFEDAGYHVVFHGLNQWNGVAIVSREKPTEIFTGFPGQPGYHNDEEKEQAPEARALGAVIRNVEIWSLYVPNGREITHRHYDYKLDFLYGLARYAESKKREKLLLTGDFNIAPRNEDVWDLELFRGKTHVTEPERAAFQSLEEAGLEEVTRRFTEKDRWTYYDYKSMRFQKDEGMRIDFHMASASLAEKVTGAGLDKKERAEKGSSDHVLLWADYDLPDFDSVR from the coding sequence ATGCGGATAGCCACGTGGAATATTAACTCGGTACGCACTCGCGGTGAGCGAGCATTGAACTTGATGGACAAGCACGACATCGACGTGTTGTGTCTGCAAGAAACCAAAGTCGCTGATGATAAATTTCCCCAGGCTCTGTTTGAAGACGCCGGCTACCACGTCGTGTTCCACGGTTTAAACCAGTGGAATGGTGTGGCGATTGTAAGCCGTGAAAAGCCCACTGAGATCTTCACGGGGTTCCCGGGCCAGCCGGGATATCACAATGATGAGGAAAAAGAACAGGCCCCAGAAGCACGTGCTTTGGGTGCAGTGATTCGCAATGTCGAAATCTGGTCGCTGTATGTTCCAAATGGTCGTGAAATCACTCACCGCCACTATGACTATAAATTAGATTTCCTCTACGGCTTGGCGCGCTATGCCGAGAGCAAAAAACGCGAGAAGCTGCTGCTCACCGGTGACTTTAACATTGCGCCGCGCAATGAAGATGTGTGGGATTTGGAGCTATTCCGCGGCAAGACGCACGTCACCGAACCTGAGCGTGCTGCTTTTCAGAGCTTAGAAGAAGCAGGTTTGGAAGAAGTCACCCGGCGCTTTACGGAAAAAGATCGCTGGACTTATTACGACTACAAGTCGATGCGCTTTCAAAAAGACGAAGGCATGCGCATCGATTTCCACATGGCTTCTGCCTCCCTTGCCGAAAAGGTCACGGGCGCGGGCTTGGATAAAAAGGAGCGCGCAGAGAAAGGCAGCTCTGACCACGTACTGTTGTGGGCAGATTATGACCTCCCCGATTTCGACTCCGTTCGTTAG
- a CDS encoding phospholipase D-like domain-containing protein, with amino-acid sequence MSFSSDLSFWQAAFFILDYAIKIFAVGFVPEGRRPSSSTAWLLAILLLPFIGLPLFLLMGSPQINSRRHRIQQKADDAIDDAHKEVPDHPFEIIQPEVESIIKLNRHLTGFPAVVGHNIGIHADYKKCIQAMADAIDKAERYVYVEIYIASWDEETDPFFQALARARQRGVEVKFLFDQIGSFKYKGYRTLGKRLSAIDVDWRLMLPIQLHKFRFRRPDLRNHRKLVIIDGNRGFIGSLNLIKRAYKSKDRAWIDYMVELTGPIVVSLQSVFAVDWYTESGEYIEMITELEDLGETPDSNYLQLIPSGPGYTTEPNLRMFTSLIHHAKSRLIICSPYFVPDEALLDAVTTAAYRDVRVELYVSRRADQFVVDHSQSSYYQTLLEAGVHIYQFPEPFVLHSKFVLADPDAGRADPEETHDGLRLKSHPLAAFGSSNLDMRSFGLNYESTMLVAQGDLITEFNELAANYRAVSHELTLEEWNKRSFARRYIDNVMRLSSALQ; translated from the coding sequence ATGAGCTTTTCTTCAGATTTAAGTTTCTGGCAGGCGGCGTTTTTCATTTTGGATTACGCCATCAAAATCTTTGCTGTCGGATTCGTTCCCGAAGGCCGTCGACCTTCTTCTTCCACGGCGTGGCTGCTGGCTATTTTGCTGCTGCCTTTCATCGGCCTGCCGCTATTTTTGCTCATGGGTTCTCCGCAGATCAACAGTCGCCGTCACCGCATCCAGCAAAAGGCAGATGATGCTATCGACGATGCGCACAAAGAGGTGCCGGACCACCCTTTTGAGATTATCCAGCCCGAAGTCGAATCCATCATCAAGCTCAACCGCCATCTCACCGGATTTCCCGCGGTCGTGGGCCACAATATCGGCATTCACGCTGACTATAAAAAGTGCATCCAGGCCATGGCCGATGCCATTGACAAGGCGGAGCGCTACGTCTATGTCGAAATCTACATCGCCAGCTGGGACGAAGAGACCGACCCCTTTTTCCAAGCGCTTGCACGTGCGCGCCAGCGCGGAGTGGAAGTAAAATTCCTCTTCGACCAGATTGGCAGTTTCAAGTACAAAGGATATCGCACGCTCGGGAAAAGACTCAGCGCCATCGACGTCGACTGGCGTCTCATGCTGCCTATCCAGCTGCATAAATTCCGCTTCCGCCGCCCTGATCTGCGCAATCACCGCAAGCTGGTCATCATCGACGGCAACCGTGGTTTCATCGGCTCACTCAATCTCATTAAGCGCGCGTATAAGAGCAAAGACCGCGCCTGGATTGACTACATGGTGGAGCTCACGGGCCCCATCGTGGTTTCTTTGCAGTCTGTTTTCGCTGTGGATTGGTATACCGAGTCGGGCGAATACATCGAAATGATCACCGAGCTCGAAGACTTAGGCGAAACCCCCGATTCCAACTACCTGCAGCTGATTCCTTCCGGCCCGGGCTATACCACCGAGCCGAACCTGCGGATGTTTACCTCGCTCATCCACCACGCCAAGAGCCGGTTGATTATCTGCTCGCCGTATTTCGTGCCTGATGAAGCGCTACTCGATGCCGTAACCACCGCCGCCTACCGCGACGTCCGAGTTGAGCTGTACGTTTCCCGGCGCGCTGACCAATTTGTCGTCGACCACTCGCAGTCGTCGTACTACCAAACCTTGCTCGAAGCCGGCGTGCACATTTATCAATTCCCCGAGCCTTTTGTACTGCACTCGAAGTTCGTGCTCGCCGACCCCGATGCCGGCCGCGCCGACCCCGAAGAAACCCACGATGGCCTGCGCCTGAAGTCTCATCCGCTGGCAGCGTTTGGTTCTTCTAACCTGGACATGCGTTCTTTCGGCCTCAATTATGAATCCACCATGTTGGTTGCCCAGGGAGATTTGATTACAGAATTTAATGAGCTCGCCGCCAATTACCGCGCGGTCTCGCATGAATTGACCTTGGAAGAGTGGAATAAGCGCAGTTTCGCACGCCGCTACATCGACAATGTCATGCGCCTATCTTCCGCTCTCCAGTAG
- a CDS encoding multidrug effflux MFS transporter, translated as MAVSLLLALALLSATAPFATDMYLPTLPAVGAEFGAPDSVVQLTLSGFFVGMALGQLMVGPISDVIGRRRLLIAGAIVALLASAIAALSPSIAIFVAARFLQGLGGGACVVLARAMVPDLLSGREAAKTYSLLMAILAIAPAVAPIVGGLLAEPIGWRGIYWVLTGLHAVQLLVVLKIVPETGGQSPGGQGATGQRFLARVLSNYAAVLKSPRFWGFLAAMVFAFASMFCYIAASSFVFQQEFGLSPRGYAAVFALNALGMCVGSFVNSRCIDKLGTKKVMLGGLSLALLGNVLLLIAVLSGAGLVWIILALLLCISPNGVIMGNSTAMATGLMRTRAGSVTAIMGFGQSVLAAVVGPLMGLGGNTAVVMSLGMSACIAIAAAGAVLATRNFVD; from the coding sequence ATGGCCGTTTCTTTACTTTTGGCATTGGCGCTGTTGTCCGCAACAGCGCCTTTTGCGACTGATATGTATCTTCCCACCCTGCCAGCGGTGGGTGCAGAATTCGGCGCCCCTGACTCGGTAGTGCAGCTGACCCTCTCAGGGTTCTTCGTCGGCATGGCGCTGGGGCAGCTGATGGTGGGCCCGATTTCAGATGTCATCGGCAGGCGCCGGCTGCTCATTGCCGGCGCGATAGTGGCGCTTTTAGCCTCCGCTATCGCAGCACTCTCACCGAGTATCGCGATCTTTGTCGCCGCGCGCTTTTTACAAGGCTTAGGCGGCGGGGCATGCGTGGTGCTCGCGCGCGCTATGGTGCCGGACCTGCTATCTGGGCGCGAAGCCGCCAAGACTTACTCGCTGTTGATGGCCATCTTGGCGATTGCCCCCGCCGTCGCGCCAATCGTCGGCGGCCTGTTGGCGGAGCCAATTGGCTGGCGTGGCATCTACTGGGTGCTTACCGGACTGCACGCAGTCCAGCTGCTCGTGGTTCTAAAGATCGTTCCCGAAACTGGAGGACAAAGCCCTGGCGGCCAAGGTGCCACAGGACAAAGATTTTTGGCGCGCGTGCTTTCTAACTACGCCGCTGTGCTCAAAAGCCCGCGCTTTTGGGGATTTCTTGCGGCGATGGTCTTCGCCTTCGCTTCCATGTTTTGCTATATCGCAGCATCGTCGTTCGTATTCCAGCAGGAATTTGGGCTCAGTCCGCGCGGCTATGCTGCAGTCTTTGCACTCAACGCCTTGGGCATGTGCGTGGGAAGTTTTGTGAACTCACGGTGCATCGACAAGTTAGGCACCAAGAAAGTCATGCTGGGCGGGCTGAGCCTGGCGCTCTTGGGCAATGTGCTGCTGCTGATTGCGGTGCTATCCGGCGCAGGACTGGTCTGGATTATTCTTGCGCTGCTGCTGTGTATTTCGCCTAACGGAGTCATCATGGGCAATTCCACGGCGATGGCAACTGGGCTCATGCGCACGCGCGCCGGCTCGGTCACCGCGATTATGGGCTTTGGGCAATCGGTGCTCGCCGCTGTCGTCGGTCCGTTGATGGGCCTAGGCGGAAATACCGCGGTGGTGATGTCCCTGGGCATGTCAGCATGTATTGCGATTGCAGCGGCAGGTGCCGTGCTGGCAACCCGCAATTTCGTGGACTAG